A stretch of the Clostridium botulinum genome encodes the following:
- a CDS encoding S1 family peptidase, whose amino-acid sequence MDCNYSKNLKCDRVCGLCKQCQCIQCLNYCMKRRKILYICANEYDFFVNKANVVGVGLGYKTSRGMLTLKECILVFVSEKIPSNDIPYEDLIPATYKGIETDVMETGIFASQSLKGKIRPVVGGCSIGPKGRTTLGTVACLVTDGTDKFILSNNHVLADENIVPIGTPILQPAPEDKGKYPEDVVAHLSKFVPLKFETAKTKPTNFVDCAMAKIVNDTVATGEIKGIGYPKGIGMPKLDENVELVGRTSGKVKGTIISLGSTIEIQYDRGKALLVNQILTTDMSKGGDSGALLLDTNRHALGLLSSGTQAYSTFNLIDNVVDELQVDIVTK is encoded by the coding sequence ATGGATTGTAACTATTCAAAGAATTTAAAGTGTGATAGAGTTTGTGGATTATGCAAGCAATGTCAATGTATTCAATGCTTAAATTATTGCATGAAGAGACGAAAAATTTTATATATTTGTGCAAATGAATATGACTTTTTTGTAAATAAGGCCAATGTAGTAGGGGTAGGATTAGGTTATAAAACATCAAGGGGAATGCTCACTTTAAAAGAATGCATTTTAGTTTTTGTTTCTGAAAAAATTCCATCTAACGATATACCATATGAAGATTTAATACCAGCAACTTATAAAGGAATTGAAACTGATGTTATGGAAACCGGAATTTTTGCATCTCAATCTTTAAAAGGAAAAATTAGACCTGTAGTAGGAGGTTGTAGTATTGGACCTAAAGGTAGGACTACATTAGGAACTGTAGCATGTTTAGTAACGGATGGTACTGATAAATTTATATTAAGTAATAACCATGTACTTGCAGATGAAAATATTGTTCCCATCGGTACACCTATATTACAACCAGCACCTGAAGATAAAGGTAAGTATCCTGAAGATGTAGTTGCGCATCTCTCAAAATTTGTTCCATTAAAGTTTGAAACTGCTAAGACAAAGCCAACAAATTTTGTTGATTGTGCTATGGCGAAAATAGTAAATGATACTGTGGCAACTGGAGAAATTAAAGGTATAGGATATCCTAAAGGAATAGGTATGCCTAAATTGGATGAAAATGTTGAGTTGGTTGGTAGAACAAGTGGAAAAGTAAAAGGTACAATAATATCTTTAGGAAGTACTATAGAGATACAATATGATAGAGGAAAAGCTTTGCTTGTAAATCAAATATTAACAACTGATATGTCTAAAGGCGGAGATTCAGGTGCATTATTATTAGATACAAATAGGCATGCTTTAGGACTCCTTTCAAGTGGCACACAAGCATACTCTACTTTTAATCTTATTGACAATGTTGTAGATGAATTGCAAGTAGATATTGTTACAAAATAA
- a CDS encoding YebC/PmpR family DNA-binding transcriptional regulator: MSGHSKWHNIQAKKSKNDAAKGKVFTKIGRELILAARDGGSNLDTNAKLRDVVAKAKAANMPNDTIDRAIKKGAGELEGITYEEIVYEGYAPGGVAVMVKCLTDNRNRSAASVRHKFDKYGGNLGANGCVSYMFQRKGQLVIERTDEIDEEELMMQALEAGAEDFNAEEEVFEITTDPVDFSEVREELEKNGYSFLEADITMIPDVMTAVDMETAPKTQKLLDMLDDDDDVQDVYHNAEYPEEFEG, translated from the coding sequence ATGTCAGGACATTCAAAGTGGCATAATATACAAGCTAAGAAAAGTAAAAATGATGCTGCAAAGGGAAAGGTATTTACAAAAATAGGTAGAGAACTTATATTAGCAGCAAGAGATGGTGGATCTAATTTAGACACAAATGCAAAATTAAGAGATGTTGTTGCAAAAGCAAAGGCAGCTAATATGCCTAATGATACTATTGACAGAGCAATTAAAAAAGGCGCTGGAGAACTTGAAGGAATAACTTATGAAGAAATAGTTTATGAAGGCTATGCACCAGGTGGAGTTGCAGTAATGGTAAAATGTCTTACTGATAATAGAAATAGAAGTGCAGCAAGTGTAAGACATAAATTTGATAAATACGGTGGAAATTTAGGGGCAAATGGTTGTGTATCATATATGTTCCAAAGAAAAGGACAATTAGTAATAGAAAGAACTGATGAGATTGATGAAGAAGAATTAATGATGCAAGCATTAGAGGCAGGAGCAGAAGACTTTAATGCAGAAGAAGAAGTTTTTGAAATTACAACTGATCCAGTGGATTTTTCAGAAGTGCGTGAAGAACTTGAAAAAAATGGGTATAGTTTCTTGGAAGCAGATATTACAATGATTCCAGATGTTATGACTGCTGTAGATATGGAAACAGCTCCGAAAACTCAAAAGCTTTTAGATATGCTTGATGATGATGATGATGTACAAGATGTGTATCACAATGCTGAATATCCAGAAGAATTTGAAGGTTAA
- a CDS encoding S1 family peptidase, protein MIIIEANIYNSYALDDFILYICRNEYKFFLSKLNVIGVGLGYKITRQITTCQKCITVFVSEKVPKNELSSNDSIPFSYNGIITDVVESGVIKTCSLTQKVRPAIPGYSISAAELNASGTLTCLVTDGKEKYILACNHTIAGENRFPIGEPIVQPGIDDKGRVPKDVIALLSKYIPIQFAGYIFTPENYVDCAIGKVIKNDIVSPNIAIIGKLKGVKNINIGDVVKKIGRTTECTENKILGVGITVKIKMDTGIALFKNQIATGLMTKPGDSGSIVVDKNNYAVGVVIAEGRKNTWITPMTSILKSLDVSIVI, encoded by the coding sequence GTGATAATTATTGAAGCTAATATTTATAACAGTTATGCATTAGATGATTTTATTTTATATATTTGTAGGAATGAATATAAATTTTTCTTAAGTAAGTTAAATGTTATAGGAGTAGGCTTGGGATATAAAATAACTAGACAAATTACAACTTGCCAAAAATGCATTACAGTATTTGTAAGTGAAAAAGTTCCTAAAAATGAATTGTCATCAAATGATTCAATTCCTTTTTCATATAATGGAATAATAACTGATGTAGTAGAAAGTGGAGTTATAAAGACTTGTTCTTTAACACAAAAAGTTCGTCCAGCTATTCCAGGTTATAGTATTAGTGCAGCCGAACTAAATGCATCCGGAACACTAACATGTTTAGTAACAGATGGAAAAGAAAAATATATATTAGCGTGTAATCATACAATTGCTGGGGAAAATAGATTTCCAATAGGAGAACCTATAGTACAACCAGGTATTGACGATAAAGGTAGAGTTCCTAAAGATGTAATAGCACTGCTTAGCAAATATATTCCTATACAATTTGCGGGATATATATTTACACCTGAAAATTATGTAGATTGTGCAATAGGAAAAGTGATTAAAAATGATATAGTATCTCCTAATATTGCAATAATAGGTAAACTTAAAGGAGTTAAGAATATAAATATAGGTGATGTTGTAAAAAAAATTGGTAGAACTACTGAATGTACTGAAAATAAGATATTAGGTGTAGGTATTACAGTTAAGATAAAAATGGACACAGGAATAGCTTTATTTAAAAATCAAATAGCCACAGGGTTAATGACTAAACCAGGTGATTCTGGAAGTATTGTAGTTGATAAAAATAACTATGCTGTAGGTGTTGTAATCGCGGAAGGAAGAAAAAATACGTGGATTACTCCAATGACATCTATTTTAAAGAGTCTGGATGTTTCTATTGTAATTTAA
- a CDS encoding trypsin-like serine protease — MKNMKFRMSKDFKCCKCTKEEKICYICDCEYEYFLNKANIVGIGLGYKIQKEILTSETCIAVFVSKKISDNELNPEDLVPPVYNGIKTDIVETGVFNTMQLSKRIRPVVGGCSIGPITSKYYGTMGCLVTNGRENFILSNNHVLADLNNIKLGTPIVQPAIAHGGDPEKDQIAVLSKFIPLKSIKGTKRPENYVDAAIAKVINNNDVSSDIKFIGKPKGVRGHRLGQLVKKVGASTELTAGIIKYINVAMIIDESKKQFLMKKQIVTNSMSKSGDSGSILLNDNNYALGLLMASNNDYTIFNPIKRVLAALDVSIVSV; from the coding sequence ATGAAAAATATGAAGTTTAGAATGTCTAAAGATTTCAAGTGTTGTAAGTGTACAAAGGAAGAAAAAATTTGTTATATATGTGATTGTGAATATGAGTATTTTTTAAATAAAGCGAATATAGTAGGAATAGGGCTTGGATATAAGATACAAAAGGAAATTTTAACTTCAGAGACATGTATTGCAGTATTTGTTTCTAAAAAAATTTCTGATAATGAATTGAACCCTGAAGATTTAGTGCCTCCAGTGTATAATGGAATTAAAACAGATATAGTTGAAACAGGGGTTTTTAATACTATGCAACTTTCAAAGCGAATTCGTCCAGTAGTAGGAGGATGTAGTATTGGACCTATAACAAGTAAATATTATGGCACAATGGGATGTCTAGTAACAAATGGGAGAGAAAATTTTATATTAAGCAATAATCATGTTTTAGCAGACTTAAATAATATCAAACTAGGTACACCAATAGTACAACCTGCAATTGCACATGGTGGAGATCCAGAAAAAGATCAAATTGCAGTTCTTTCAAAATTCATACCTTTAAAATCTATAAAGGGAACTAAAAGACCAGAAAATTATGTAGATGCTGCTATAGCTAAAGTAATTAATAATAATGATGTATCCTCTGATATTAAATTTATAGGAAAACCTAAAGGGGTAAGAGGACACAGATTAGGTCAACTAGTGAAAAAAGTTGGAGCATCTACCGAATTAACAGCAGGAATAATAAAGTATATAAATGTAGCTATGATAATTGATGAAAGTAAAAAACAATTTTTAATGAAAAAACAAATTGTTACAAATAGTATGTCAAAATCGGGAGATTCTGGATCTATTTTATTAAATGATAATAATTATGCATTAGGACTTCTCATGGCATCTAATAATGATTATACTATTTTTAACCCAATTAAACGAGTTTTAGCAGCTTTAGATGTCAGTATTGTAAGTGTATAA
- a CDS encoding YigZ family protein gives MSYFTIKDESREEFEEKKSVFIGHAKRVHTEEEAREFIDKIKVEFKDARHNVYAYIIGENMGIQRYTDDGEPQGTAGVPVLDVIKKNGITDVAIVVTRYFGGILLGTGGLVRAYSKAAAMAIDKSGIVEKVKGLPLHINLDYDLLGKVQYVCGQNLWHIEDTEYTDKVSIRILTETSSCENIKNKVTEVTSGKAEFIEGEEKYYFKLENRLYEDEDEN, from the coding sequence GTGAGTTATTTTACTATAAAAGATGAGTCGAGAGAAGAATTTGAAGAAAAAAAGTCTGTTTTTATAGGACATGCTAAAAGAGTTCATACTGAAGAAGAGGCAAGAGAATTTATAGATAAGATTAAAGTGGAATTTAAAGATGCAAGACATAATGTTTATGCATATATAATAGGTGAAAATATGGGTATACAAAGGTATACTGATGATGGAGAGCCACAGGGTACTGCAGGAGTTCCGGTTTTAGATGTTATAAAGAAAAATGGAATAACTGATGTAGCAATAGTAGTGACACGATATTTTGGAGGAATTCTTTTAGGCACAGGAGGACTTGTACGCGCATATTCCAAAGCTGCTGCTATGGCTATAGATAAATCAGGTATAGTAGAGAAAGTAAAAGGATTGCCATTACATATAAATTTAGATTATGATCTTTTAGGTAAAGTACAATATGTATGTGGTCAAAATTTGTGGCATATTGAAGATACTGAATATACTGACAAAGTTAGTATAAGGATATTAACAGAAACAAGTAGCTGTGAAAATATAAAGAATAAAGTTACTGAAGTAACTTCTGGAAAAGCTGAATTTATCGAAGGTGAAGAAAAGTATTATTTTAAATTAGAAAATAGATTGTATGAAGATGAGGATGAAAATTAG
- a CDS encoding sensor histidine kinase, whose translation MNLSDNLKEKTNYIEEGRLSMAIQQSTNGILIIDVNGIIEYANKGIEEIIGIVAKEIIGKSITIFEIDDYDRIIKKIFEKVSSNNMCNDDLRCINKRGEKLWLNIIVSPIKDKNFNIINFLIQVNDVTYKNNLINILDKKNKELDKALKLLKQTQVKLVREDKMVCIGQLSAGIAHEINNPLGFVMSNFNTLKKYVRNFKETLENYRMIKHELQLKFGESINKEIEYLNTIEKKNKIDFIMDDLEEMFKDTSSGLERVRKIIYALRNFAHENTNGDLQQYDLNEGIENTLIIVKNEIKYTSQLRLNLTNIPIIKAIPNEINQCILNIIINSSYAIKEKILKQEYDQGIISISTTYDESYVYCSIEDNGIGIPDDIKNKILDPFFTTKPIGKGTGLGLSITYEIIKNTHKGELIVESEENLGTNITIKLPINCDED comes from the coding sequence ATGAATTTATCCGATAATCTGAAAGAAAAAACAAATTATATAGAAGAAGGAAGACTTTCTATGGCAATACAACAGTCTACTAATGGAATATTGATAATAGATGTTAATGGAATAATAGAGTATGCCAATAAGGGAATAGAAGAAATAATAGGAATTGTAGCAAAAGAGATTATAGGTAAATCCATAACTATATTTGAAATTGATGATTATGATAGAATTATAAAAAAAATATTTGAAAAGGTCTCTAGTAATAACATGTGTAATGATGATTTACGTTGTATAAATAAAAGAGGTGAAAAGTTATGGTTGAACATAATAGTATCACCGATTAAGGATAAAAACTTCAATATAATTAATTTTTTGATACAAGTAAATGATGTTACATACAAGAATAATTTAATAAACATATTGGATAAAAAAAATAAAGAATTAGATAAAGCATTAAAATTATTGAAACAAACTCAAGTAAAGCTAGTTAGAGAAGATAAAATGGTGTGTATAGGTCAATTATCAGCTGGAATTGCTCATGAAATAAATAATCCTTTAGGGTTTGTGATGAGCAATTTTAATACATTAAAGAAATACGTAAGAAATTTCAAAGAAACTCTAGAAAATTATAGGATGATAAAACATGAATTACAATTAAAATTTGGAGAAAGTATAAATAAAGAAATTGAGTATTTAAATACAATAGAGAAAAAAAATAAAATAGATTTTATAATGGATGATTTAGAAGAAATGTTTAAAGATACAAGTTCGGGATTAGAACGAGTTAGAAAGATTATATATGCTCTGAGAAATTTTGCTCATGAAAATACTAATGGAGATTTGCAACAGTATGATTTAAATGAAGGTATAGAAAATACTTTAATTATAGTAAAAAATGAAATAAAATACACCTCACAATTAAGATTGAATTTAACTAATATACCTATTATAAAAGCTATACCGAATGAAATTAATCAATGTATTTTAAATATAATAATAAATTCCTCATATGCAATAAAAGAAAAAATATTAAAACAAGAATATGATCAAGGAATTATATCAATATCAACTACTTACGATGAATCTTATGTATATTGTTCAATTGAAGATAATGGAATAGGTATACCAGATGATATTAAAAATAAAATACTTGATCCGTTTTTTACTACTAAACCAATTGGAAAAGGTACGGGACTTGGACTTAGTATTACTTATGAAATAATAAAAAATACTCATAAAGGTGAACTTATTGTAGAGAGTGAAGAAAACTTAGGAACAAATATTACTATAAAATTGCCAATTAATTGTGATGAAGATTAG
- a CDS encoding response regulator, with product MNRNKILFVDDEVNILNSIKRCVIEQNYEAIFATNANKAIDILKSQEIAVLVTDMRMPLGNGLDLLKTCKNISPLTVRVVLSGYISVPQILAAINTGEVFRFITKPWEDDEEFIPAINSALDYYNLKKEREILKEELKEKNRIYENLMKESKYIIDNIHDDILSIKNLNDNILDFLMGFCNQAKEKTKVATLIENYILRIKNIYLGYLDTMPSQNMTFKICKLKKDILKYKNLYKEIIVDNDDFNHEGNYKLILYIISTIIKEIMKNSFNTNLKIIISSYPSLKILMEFDKNIKNQNISLTLIVNMLNAFIKRCGGKVYFDENKNIVLEGNTKI from the coding sequence ATGAATAGAAACAAAATATTATTTGTAGATGATGAAGTAAATATACTTAATTCTATAAAAAGATGTGTTATTGAACAAAATTATGAGGCTATATTTGCTACTAATGCAAATAAGGCCATAGATATATTAAAAAGTCAAGAAATTGCTGTCTTAGTAACTGATATGAGAATGCCATTAGGAAATGGATTGGATTTATTAAAAACTTGTAAGAATATATCACCATTAACTGTTAGGGTGGTATTGTCTGGATATATATCGGTGCCTCAAATTTTGGCGGCAATAAATACAGGAGAAGTATTTAGATTTATAACTAAACCATGGGAAGATGATGAGGAATTTATACCAGCTATAAATTCAGCCTTAGATTATTATAATTTAAAAAAAGAAAGAGAGATACTTAAAGAAGAATTAAAAGAGAAGAATAGAATATATGAGAATCTTATGAAAGAAAGTAAATATATTATAGATAATATACATGATGATATACTGAGTATAAAAAATTTAAATGATAATATATTAGATTTTCTCATGGGATTTTGTAATCAAGCTAAAGAAAAAACAAAAGTAGCAACATTAATTGAAAACTATATTTTACGTATTAAGAACATTTATTTAGGGTATTTAGATACAATGCCATCACAAAATATGACATTTAAAATATGTAAACTAAAAAAAGATATCTTAAAATATAAAAATTTATATAAAGAAATAATAGTGGATAATGACGATTTTAACCATGAAGGAAATTACAAATTGATATTATATATTATATCTACTATTATTAAAGAAATTATGAAGAATTCTTTTAATACTAATCTTAAAATTATTATTTCAAGTTATCCTAGTTTAAAGATCTTAATGGAGTTTGATAAAAATATAAAAAATCAAAATATATCTCTTACATTAATAGTTAATATGTTAAATGCTTTTATAAAAAGATGCGGTGGAAAAGTTTATTTTGATGAAAATAAAAATATAGTTCTTGAAGGAAATACGAAAATCTAA
- a CDS encoding HEAT repeat domain-containing protein, giving the protein MKKGLVELDWNKIDKYSNEDITYFLFVEGKSIDSICKIRNIDRTTVQNHIIEGKIKYRFLTKSKDSKEFFATISKAGKADKIQVLASLNKENKIKLIKFIKNNYKDMYPKDKESAVWILGELKDIEGLDILMKASVHKFVNVRRMAVSAMGKLENTKCEVALIRALDDENAQVIMYSIKALEKIKSLRAKEKIMKIMNSTSKEYLKRAALIYIESIDNILNRKENEDK; this is encoded by the coding sequence ATGAAAAAGGGACTTGTAGAACTTGACTGGAATAAAATAGATAAGTACAGTAATGAAGATATAACTTATTTTTTATTTGTTGAGGGCAAAAGCATAGATAGTATATGTAAAATAAGAAATATTGATAGGACTACAGTTCAAAATCATATAATAGAAGGAAAAATAAAGTATAGATTTTTAACGAAAAGTAAAGACTCCAAAGAATTTTTTGCTACCATATCTAAAGCAGGAAAAGCTGATAAAATTCAAGTATTAGCGTCTTTAAATAAAGAAAATAAAATAAAACTTATAAAATTTATAAAAAATAACTACAAAGATATGTACCCAAAAGACAAAGAATCAGCTGTATGGATACTTGGAGAACTTAAAGATATAGAAGGATTAGATATATTAATGAAGGCTTCAGTACATAAATTTGTAAATGTAAGAAGAATGGCCGTATCAGCTATGGGAAAACTTGAAAATACTAAATGTGAAGTTGCACTAATAAGAGCTTTAGATGATGAAAATGCCCAAGTTATAATGTATTCTATTAAAGCATTGGAGAAAATAAAAAGTTTAAGGGCAAAAGAAAAGATAATGAAGATAATGAATAGTACTTCTAAAGAATATTTAAAAAGAGCTGCATTAATATATATAGAAAGTATAGATAATATTTTAAATAGAAAGGAGAATGAGGATAAGTGA
- a CDS encoding trypsin-like peptidase domain-containing protein: protein MSNDSLEFDKKVLEICRDDYMDFFNKANVVGIGLGKQVSKRQFTGEKCITVFVSGKFPEDQLAKKDLIPHIYKGIKTDVLPSGPISTCSFTGKIRPVIGGFGISPTTSNEVGSVGCLVKDKNGYYILSNNHVLADTNKIPLGTTIVQPSIKDRGNNPEDVVAKLTKFVPIKFKNKDNIPENYVDAAIAKVINEEEVSSKVAFIGEILGVKPAKLDQSVVKVGRTTEQTFGLVLAEGASIIVEYGDEKAIFKNQIVTTKMTSEGDSGSLLTDSEGYAVGLIYAHSQKHSYHNNISDVLEKLEVTLVTKNM from the coding sequence TTGAGTAATGATAGTTTAGAATTTGATAAAAAAGTTCTTGAAATTTGCCGTGATGATTATATGGATTTTTTTAACAAGGCAAATGTAGTAGGAATAGGATTAGGAAAACAAGTTAGTAAACGTCAGTTTACTGGGGAAAAATGTATTACTGTGTTTGTTTCAGGTAAATTTCCAGAGGATCAATTAGCTAAAAAAGATTTAATTCCACATATATATAAGGGAATTAAAACTGATGTATTACCAAGTGGGCCAATTTCAACTTGTTCATTTACAGGAAAAATTAGGCCTGTAATTGGGGGATTTGGAATAAGCCCAACAACAAGCAATGAAGTTGGTTCAGTAGGATGCTTGGTAAAAGATAAAAATGGATATTATATATTAAGTAATAATCACGTTCTTGCTGATACCAATAAAATACCATTAGGTACTACTATAGTACAACCAAGTATAAAAGATAGAGGAAATAATCCTGAAGATGTAGTTGCAAAACTTACTAAATTTGTTCCGATAAAGTTTAAAAATAAGGATAATATTCCTGAAAATTATGTAGATGCTGCTATAGCTAAAGTAATAAATGAAGAAGAAGTATCTTCTAAAGTTGCTTTTATTGGAGAAATTTTAGGAGTAAAACCTGCGAAATTAGATCAATCTGTGGTTAAGGTTGGAAGAACTACTGAGCAAACATTTGGGTTAGTACTAGCTGAAGGGGCAAGTATTATTGTAGAATATGGTGATGAAAAGGCAATATTTAAAAATCAAATAGTTACAACAAAAATGACTAGTGAAGGAGACTCGGGTAGTTTACTTACAGATTCTGAAGGATATGCAGTAGGACTTATATATGCTCATAGTCAAAAACATTCTTATCATAATAACATATCTGATGTTTTAGAAAAATTAGAGGTTACATTAGTTACCAAAAATATGTAA
- a CDS encoding GntP family permease has product MVEISTLGALIGLVTAIWMIFKKVNPVYAMLGGAFVGGIIGGATITETVDIVVHGAQSIVPAVLRVLTVGVFAGVLIETGAADKIAETIIQKLGEEKALMAIILSACIICAVGVIIPVTIITVAPIALIIAKRANLSKSSILIAMLGGGKSGNIMSPNPNAIAIADGFKIDLSISMLGGIIPAIFGIIVTYIIAKKLAHKGDIVVDDGMIKQEKKLPSFKEAMVGPLFIIIMLALNSIFILNIDPMIILPLGGLIAAISMGEISNFKTYMSKGLLKMEGAAILLLGTGTIAGIISQSTLSDDIINIINYFGVSGVLLASISGILMGGATASITGGAVVTSSVFSNSILHMGVNPVAASEMVHTGVSVIDDLPHGNLFHISAESVSFNIKQRAKLIPYEILIGLAMNIVTTMFYGFIIN; this is encoded by the coding sequence ATGGTAGAGATTAGTACATTAGGAGCGCTAATAGGACTAGTTACAGCAATATGGATGATATTTAAAAAAGTTAATCCTGTTTATGCAATGTTAGGAGGAGCTTTTGTAGGTGGAATTATAGGTGGAGCTACAATCACTGAAACTGTAGATATTGTAGTGCATGGTGCTCAAAGTATAGTGCCTGCAGTTTTAAGAGTTTTAACTGTTGGAGTTTTTGCTGGAGTCTTAATTGAAACTGGAGCTGCGGATAAAATTGCGGAAACAATAATACAAAAGCTAGGAGAAGAAAAGGCATTAATGGCTATTATTCTATCAGCGTGTATTATTTGTGCTGTTGGAGTAATAATACCTGTTACTATAATTACAGTGGCACCTATTGCTTTAATAATAGCGAAAAGAGCAAATTTATCTAAATCATCTATTCTTATAGCAATGTTAGGAGGGGGAAAATCTGGAAATATAATGTCGCCGAATCCTAATGCTATAGCTATAGCTGATGGCTTTAAAATTGATTTGTCAATTTCTATGTTAGGTGGAATAATTCCAGCAATATTTGGAATAATAGTTACTTATATAATAGCTAAGAAATTAGCGCATAAAGGAGATATAGTTGTAGATGATGGCATGATTAAGCAAGAAAAAAAACTTCCAAGTTTTAAAGAAGCTATGGTTGGACCACTGTTTATAATTATAATGTTAGCTTTGAATTCTATTTTCATTTTAAATATAGATCCTATGATAATTTTACCTCTTGGAGGACTTATAGCAGCTATTTCTATGGGCGAAATTTCTAATTTCAAAACGTATATGTCTAAGGGACTTTTAAAGATGGAGGGTGCAGCAATTCTTTTGCTAGGTACGGGAACAATTGCTGGTATAATATCTCAATCTACTTTAAGCGATGATATAATTAATATTATTAACTATTTTGGAGTTTCAGGTGTTTTATTAGCATCTATATCAGGAATACTTATGGGTGGGGCTACTGCATCTATAACAGGAGGAGCTGTAGTTACAAGTTCTGTATTTAGTAACTCTATACTACATATGGGAGTAAATCCAGTAGCAGCGTCAGAAATGGTACATACAGGGGTTTCTGTAATAGATGATTTACCACATGGTAACTTATTTCATATTAGTGCAGAAAGCGTATCTTTTAATATTAAACAAAGAGCCAAGTTAATTCCATATGAAATATTAATTGGACTAGCTATGAATATTGTAACAACAATGTTCTATGGTTTTATTATTAATTAA
- a CDS encoding response regulator, with protein sequence MNKNILFVDDEQLILRAIKREMWDCKYKTFYANSGREALKILYENNIDMIVSDIKMPEMDGHSLLKKVKYLYPNVIRIALSGYADKNMIIKVVDTGLAKVHVKKPWDNDELINVIFDVFENIDKLNSKNIRGFLEQSDKLPTLPYILQKINNVIENEECGLKDIADIVSKDQTLSSKVLKTINSAFYGVRTGSINTAILNLGLLNLKSIILATEIFECCNNSYIEMLWQHSVLTNILTNDIYKELLGKRIPEEYLSAALLHDIGKVIFLKIFKDKYEKIMDMKFKYPDMSFEVCEENIFNITHAELGAYVLNWWQMPNAISQVSMYHQNPIGCHKYYKEIVCVVHIADYLSWKTIYPSYAPKLNNYVFEYLNISKFQCEKLSLKYEKNKNFKDVIESKI encoded by the coding sequence ATGAATAAGAATATTTTATTTGTAGATGATGAACAACTTATATTAAGAGCTATAAAACGAGAAATGTGGGATTGTAAATATAAAACGTTTTATGCCAATAGTGGAAGAGAAGCTTTGAAAATTTTGTATGAAAATAATATAGATATGATAGTATCTGATATAAAAATGCCAGAGATGGATGGACATAGTTTATTAAAAAAAGTTAAATATTTATATCCTAATGTAATCAGAATTGCTTTAAGTGGATATGCTGATAAAAATATGATAATAAAGGTTGTTGATACTGGGCTTGCAAAAGTTCACGTAAAAAAACCTTGGGACAATGACGAACTAATAAATGTTATATTTGACGTGTTTGAAAATATAGATAAACTTAATAGTAAAAATATACGTGGATTTTTAGAGCAATCTGATAAATTGCCTACGCTACCATATATATTACAAAAAATAAATAATGTAATAGAAAACGAGGAATGTGGTCTAAAAGATATAGCTGATATAGTTAGTAAAGATCAGACATTATCATCAAAAGTATTAAAAACGATTAATTCAGCATTTTATGGAGTTAGAACAGGATCTATAAATACTGCTATATTAAATTTAGGACTTTTAAATTTAAAATCTATAATATTGGCTACTGAAATTTTTGAGTGTTGTAATAATAGTTATATTGAAATGTTATGGCAACATTCAGTATTAACAAATATATTAACAAATGATATATATAAAGAATTGTTAGGAAAAAGAATTCCAGAAGAATACTTATCAGCAGCATTATTGCATGATATAGGTAAGGTAATATTTTTAAAGATTTTTAAAGATAAATATGAAAAAATAATGGATATGAAATTTAAGTATCCAGATATGAGTTTTGAGGTATGTGAGGAAAATATTTTTAATATAACTCATGCAGAACTAGGAGCTTATGTACTTAATTGGTGGCAGATGCCTAATGCTATTTCGCAAGTTTCAATGTATCATCAAAATCCTATAGGATGTCATAAATATTATAAGGAAATTGTATGTGTTGTACATATAGCTGATTATCTATCATGGAAAACGATTTATCCTAGTTATGCACCTAAACTAAATAATTATGTATTTGAATATTTAAATATAAGCAAGTTTCAATGTGAAAAATTAAGTTTAAAATATGAAAAAAATAAAAATTTTAAGGATGTTATAGAGTCTAAAATTTAA